The Labilithrix sp. genome contains a region encoding:
- a CDS encoding aminopeptidase P family protein translates to MRTFDVIRRRQLLGGLAGAALGACAPRSTGPSRAPSRVRTIPETTFRVRTEYPSLPPLPDEVYAARRAAARERARSAGADVILATSGSANFGYLAGADFGRSERLIALVLSVVGDAVLLAPSFELARVQKRVRATPPASLILRGWEESEDPIAKVRDAIGERRAILLEPHTDYAVAAAVHRALGSQATLIDGSGVFEELRVVKSDEEIARMQRAVDITEDAFAATFARLVVGMREQDVARIVEEEHRLRGVRGGALVQFGPSAAFPHGAPTSAPLASATPVLIDGGCSFQDWQSDVTRTRWFGDEPPSPRFVTLYNLVHDAQSAAIAAVAPGVPAQAIDRAARAVIARAGFGPQFTHRLGHGIGMDGHEPVYMVEGNPRPLEPGLVFSVEPGIYIPNELGVRLEEQVACTSTGARVLSQRPPRL, encoded by the coding sequence GGTCCGAACGATCCCCGAGACGACGTTTCGAGTCCGCACCGAGTACCCGTCGCTTCCACCGCTCCCCGACGAGGTCTACGCCGCGAGGCGGGCGGCGGCGCGTGAACGCGCTCGGAGCGCCGGCGCCGACGTCATCCTCGCGACGTCCGGCTCGGCGAACTTTGGATACCTCGCCGGCGCGGACTTCGGGCGAAGTGAGCGCCTCATCGCGCTCGTCTTGTCCGTCGTCGGCGACGCGGTCTTGCTCGCGCCTTCCTTCGAGCTCGCACGCGTTCAGAAGCGCGTCCGCGCGACGCCGCCTGCCTCGCTCATCCTTCGCGGCTGGGAGGAGAGCGAGGATCCGATCGCCAAGGTGCGAGACGCCATCGGCGAGCGGCGCGCGATCCTCCTCGAGCCGCACACGGACTACGCCGTGGCCGCCGCGGTGCATCGGGCTTTGGGCTCGCAGGCGACGCTCATCGACGGCTCGGGGGTGTTCGAAGAGCTCCGCGTCGTGAAGAGCGACGAAGAGATCGCGCGGATGCAGCGCGCGGTCGACATCACCGAGGACGCCTTCGCGGCCACGTTCGCGCGCCTCGTCGTGGGAATGCGGGAGCAAGACGTCGCGCGCATCGTGGAAGAGGAGCATCGGCTCCGAGGCGTGAGGGGCGGCGCGCTGGTCCAGTTCGGCCCGAGCGCCGCGTTCCCGCACGGGGCTCCGACGTCCGCGCCTCTCGCCAGCGCAACCCCAGTCCTGATCGACGGCGGCTGCTCCTTCCAGGATTGGCAATCGGACGTGACGCGCACGCGCTGGTTCGGCGACGAGCCGCCGTCACCGCGTTTCGTGACGCTCTACAACCTCGTGCACGACGCGCAGAGCGCGGCGATCGCGGCCGTCGCACCGGGTGTCCCTGCCCAGGCCATCGACCGGGCCGCCCGCGCCGTCATCGCGCGCGCCGGCTTCGGCCCGCAATTCACCCATCGCCTGGGCCACGGCATCGGGATGGACGGCCACGAACCCGTCTACATGGTCGAAGGCAATCCCCGTCCGCTCGAGCCCGGTCTCGTGTTCTCCGTCGAGCCTGGGATCTATATCCCGAACGAGCTCGGCGTTCGCCTCGAAGAGCAGGTCGCCTGCACGAGCACGGGAGCCCGCGTCCTATCGCAGAGGCCTCCTCGTCTATAG